One Malus sylvestris chromosome 14, drMalSylv7.2, whole genome shotgun sequence DNA segment encodes these proteins:
- the LOC126600346 gene encoding RNA polymerase sigma factor sigB-like isoform X1, which produces MSVLSISSSSSSSAAVGFCPSHKHALPNASFLTPLHLVGVHPASDQKNTKKQKRRAAAVGGGVMATKRTVLRTHHTLFCDELFKDSGFQAKTRDPLCFRAQYILSTTPRSTSTATTTVLDMEKLRLPSLEFNSDSLASSRPWTYTGAIDPPTEANFGSTLATETLLTSEEAVIAAAAAEAVTLAKAALKVAKDVAMLVSTIHSAKPEISSPVSPETNALHFNWAQHIETEQVRVGASMGAETAFLEDHFIQYAEKESEEVERTNEEFELLQEQLSKGITAKSSRQTERKARRSKAAEKAAASVVSVKSGSTTRKKRSSVQEIDHSDPLRYLRSTTHTSRLLTANEEIELSAGIQELLKLEKLQEELTQRCGRQPTIAQWAAAAGVDQKTLRKRVNCGILCKDKMIKSNIRLVISIAKNYQGSGMNLQDLVQQGCRGLVRGAEKFDASKGFKFSTYAHWWIKQAVRKSLSDQSRTIRLPFHMVEATYRVKEAKKQLYSLNGRHPNDEEVAEATGLSMKRLSAVLLTPKAPRSLDQKIGINLNFKPSEVISDPDAETAEDLLMKKFMKQDLEKVLDSLNPREKQVVRWRFGLEDGRMKTLQEIGELMGVSRERIRQIESCAFRKLKNKKRTKHLQQYAVS; this is translated from the exons aTGTCAGTCTTATCAATTTCatcatcgtcgtcgtcgtccGCAGCCGTTGGATTCTGTCCTTCCCACAAACACGCCCTTCCCAATGCCTCATTTCTCACCCCACTCCATCTCGTTGGGGTCCACCCAGCAAGTGACCAGAAGAATACCAAGAAGCAGAAGAGGAGGGCCGCCGCCGTTGGAGGAGGAGTCATGGCCACCAAGCGCACAGTCCTCAGGACCCACCATACCCTTTTCTGTGATGAATTGTTTAAGGACAGTGGCTTCCAAG CAAAAACTAGAGATCCTCTGTGTTTCCGGGCACAATATATCTTATCCACTACACCGCGTTCAACATCAACAGCAACAACTACAGTGCTTGATATGGAGAAGCTCAGACTACCTTCCTTAGAATTTAATTCCGATTCTTTGGCTTCAAGTAGACCGTGGACATACACAGGGGCAATTGATCCTCCCACTGAG GCGAATTTTGGATCAACTTTAGCTACAGAAACTCTTCTTACGAGTGAAGAGGCTGTAATAGCAGCTGCTGCCGCTGAAGCTGTTACTCTTGCAAAAGCAGCTCTGAAGGTTGCAAAGGATGTGGCTATGCTGGTTAGCACTATTCACTCTGCTAAACCAGAAATTTCATCTCCAGTTTCTCCAGAGACTAATGCTTTGCATTTCAATTGGGCTCAGCATATAGAAACTGAACAGGTTAGAGTAGGAGCTTCCATGGGAGCTGAAACTGCATTTTTGGAAGACCATTTCATTCAATATGCAGAAAAAGAGTCGGAAGAAGTGGAGCGAACAAATGAAGAATTTGAACTTCTGCAGGAGCAACTTTCCAAGGGTATAACGGCAAAATCGAGTCGTCAAACCGAAAGGAAGGCCAGAAGATCAAAAGCAGCAGAAAAGGCTGCTGCAAGTGTTGTGTCTGTGAAGTCTGGTTCAACCACTAGAAAAAAGCGTTCTTCAGTACAAGAAATAGACCACTCTGATCCCTTGCGTTACTTGAGATCTACTACCCACACATCTCGGCTTCTTACTGCGAACGAAGAAATTGAGCTTTCTGCAGGAATTCAG GAACTACTGAAACTGGAAAAGCTGCAGGAGGAGCTTACGCAAAGATGTGGCAGGCAGCCCACCATTGCACAATGGGCTGCAGCAGCAGGAGTTGATCAGAAGACTTTGAGGAAGCGTGTAAACTGTGGTATTCTGTGCAAAGACAAAATGATCAAGAGCAACATAAGGCTTGTTATATCAATTGCAAAAAATTATCAGGGATCTGGGATGAATCTTCAAGATCTTGTGCAG CAAGGATGTCGAGGCCTTGTAAGAGGTGCAGAGAAATTTGACGCTTCAAAGGGTTTTAAGTTCTCAACCTATGCACACTGGTGGATTAAACAGGCTGTTCGAAAATCTCTTTCCGACCAGTCCAGAACAATTCGCTTACCC TTTCACATGGTGGAGGCGACGTATAGAGTTAAAGAGGCCAAAAAGCAATTGTATAGTTTAAATGGAAGACATCCTAATGATGAAGAAGTTGCAGAGGCAACAGGGCTATCAATGAAAAGGCTTTCTGCTGTATTACTGACTCCAAAAGCCCCTAGATCTCTGGACCAGAAAATTGGAATTAACCTGAATTTTAAACCTTCG GAAGTAATCTCAGATCCCGACGCAGAAACAGCAGAAGATCTGCTGATGAAAAAGTTTATGAAACAGGATTTGGAGAAGGTACTAGATAGTCTCAATCCTAGAGAGAAGCAGGTTGTCAGATGGAGGTTTGGATTGGAGGATGGAAGGATGAAGACATTGCAAGAGATAGGGGAGCTGATGGGAGTTAGTAGGGAGAGAATTAGACAAATAGAGTCATGTGCGTTTCGAAAACTGAAGAACAAGAAAAGAACTAAACATTTACAGCAATATGCAGTTTCATAG
- the LOC126600346 gene encoding RNA polymerase sigma factor sigB-like isoform X3, with protein sequence MSVLSISSSSSSSAAVGFCPSHKHALPNASFLTPLHLVGVHPASDQKNTKKQKRRAAAVGGGVMATKRTVLRTHHTLFCDELFKDSGFQAKTRDPLCFRAQYILSTTPRSTSTATTTVLDMEKLRLPSLEFNSDSLASSRPWTYTGAIDPPTEANFGSTLATETLLTSEEAVIAAAAAEAVTLAKAALKVAKDVAMLHIETEQVRVGASMGAETAFLEDHFIQYAEKESEEVERTNEEFELLQEQLSKGITAKSSRQTERKARRSKAAEKAAASVVSVKSGSTTRKKRSSVQEIDHSDPLRYLRSTTHTSRLLTANEEIELSAGIQELLKLEKLQEELTQRCGRQPTIAQWAAAAGVDQKTLRKRVNCGILCKDKMIKSNIRLVISIAKNYQGSGMNLQDLVQQGCRGLVRGAEKFDASKGFKFSTYAHWWIKQAVRKSLSDQSRTIRLPFHMVEATYRVKEAKKQLYSLNGRHPNDEEVAEATGLSMKRLSAVLLTPKAPRSLDQKIGINLNFKPSEVISDPDAETAEDLLMKKFMKQDLEKVLDSLNPREKQVVRWRFGLEDGRMKTLQEIGELMGVSRERIRQIESCAFRKLKNKKRTKHLQQYAVS encoded by the exons aTGTCAGTCTTATCAATTTCatcatcgtcgtcgtcgtccGCAGCCGTTGGATTCTGTCCTTCCCACAAACACGCCCTTCCCAATGCCTCATTTCTCACCCCACTCCATCTCGTTGGGGTCCACCCAGCAAGTGACCAGAAGAATACCAAGAAGCAGAAGAGGAGGGCCGCCGCCGTTGGAGGAGGAGTCATGGCCACCAAGCGCACAGTCCTCAGGACCCACCATACCCTTTTCTGTGATGAATTGTTTAAGGACAGTGGCTTCCAAG CAAAAACTAGAGATCCTCTGTGTTTCCGGGCACAATATATCTTATCCACTACACCGCGTTCAACATCAACAGCAACAACTACAGTGCTTGATATGGAGAAGCTCAGACTACCTTCCTTAGAATTTAATTCCGATTCTTTGGCTTCAAGTAGACCGTGGACATACACAGGGGCAATTGATCCTCCCACTGAG GCGAATTTTGGATCAACTTTAGCTACAGAAACTCTTCTTACGAGTGAAGAGGCTGTAATAGCAGCTGCTGCCGCTGAAGCTGTTACTCTTGCAAAAGCAGCTCTGAAGGTTGCAAAGGATGTGGCTATGCTG CATATAGAAACTGAACAGGTTAGAGTAGGAGCTTCCATGGGAGCTGAAACTGCATTTTTGGAAGACCATTTCATTCAATATGCAGAAAAAGAGTCGGAAGAAGTGGAGCGAACAAATGAAGAATTTGAACTTCTGCAGGAGCAACTTTCCAAGGGTATAACGGCAAAATCGAGTCGTCAAACCGAAAGGAAGGCCAGAAGATCAAAAGCAGCAGAAAAGGCTGCTGCAAGTGTTGTGTCTGTGAAGTCTGGTTCAACCACTAGAAAAAAGCGTTCTTCAGTACAAGAAATAGACCACTCTGATCCCTTGCGTTACTTGAGATCTACTACCCACACATCTCGGCTTCTTACTGCGAACGAAGAAATTGAGCTTTCTGCAGGAATTCAG GAACTACTGAAACTGGAAAAGCTGCAGGAGGAGCTTACGCAAAGATGTGGCAGGCAGCCCACCATTGCACAATGGGCTGCAGCAGCAGGAGTTGATCAGAAGACTTTGAGGAAGCGTGTAAACTGTGGTATTCTGTGCAAAGACAAAATGATCAAGAGCAACATAAGGCTTGTTATATCAATTGCAAAAAATTATCAGGGATCTGGGATGAATCTTCAAGATCTTGTGCAG CAAGGATGTCGAGGCCTTGTAAGAGGTGCAGAGAAATTTGACGCTTCAAAGGGTTTTAAGTTCTCAACCTATGCACACTGGTGGATTAAACAGGCTGTTCGAAAATCTCTTTCCGACCAGTCCAGAACAATTCGCTTACCC TTTCACATGGTGGAGGCGACGTATAGAGTTAAAGAGGCCAAAAAGCAATTGTATAGTTTAAATGGAAGACATCCTAATGATGAAGAAGTTGCAGAGGCAACAGGGCTATCAATGAAAAGGCTTTCTGCTGTATTACTGACTCCAAAAGCCCCTAGATCTCTGGACCAGAAAATTGGAATTAACCTGAATTTTAAACCTTCG GAAGTAATCTCAGATCCCGACGCAGAAACAGCAGAAGATCTGCTGATGAAAAAGTTTATGAAACAGGATTTGGAGAAGGTACTAGATAGTCTCAATCCTAGAGAGAAGCAGGTTGTCAGATGGAGGTTTGGATTGGAGGATGGAAGGATGAAGACATTGCAAGAGATAGGGGAGCTGATGGGAGTTAGTAGGGAGAGAATTAGACAAATAGAGTCATGTGCGTTTCGAAAACTGAAGAACAAGAAAAGAACTAAACATTTACAGCAATATGCAGTTTCATAG
- the LOC126600346 gene encoding RNA polymerase sigma factor sigB-like isoform X4, producing MSVLSISSSSSSSAAVGFCPSHKHALPNASFLTPLHLVGVHPASDQKNTKKQKRRAAAVGGGVMATKRTVLRTHHTLFCDELFKDSGFQAKTRDPLCFRAQYILSTTPRSTSTATTTVLDMEKLRLPSLEFNSDSLASSRPWTYTGAIDPPTEVANFGSTLATETLLTSEEAVIAAAAAEAVTLAKAALKVAKDVAMLHIETEQVRVGASMGAETAFLEDHFIQYAEKESEEVERTNEEFELLQEQLSKGITAKSSRQTERKARRSKAAEKAAASVVSVKSGSTTRKKRSSVQEIDHSDPLRYLRSTTHTSRLLTANEEIELSAGIQEELTQRCGRQPTIAQWAAAAGVDQKTLRKRVNCGILCKDKMIKSNIRLVISIAKNYQGSGMNLQDLVQQGCRGLVRGAEKFDASKGFKFSTYAHWWIKQAVRKSLSDQSRTIRLPFHMVEATYRVKEAKKQLYSLNGRHPNDEEVAEATGLSMKRLSAVLLTPKAPRSLDQKIGINLNFKPSEVISDPDAETAEDLLMKKFMKQDLEKVLDSLNPREKQVVRWRFGLEDGRMKTLQEIGELMGVSRERIRQIESCAFRKLKNKKRTKHLQQYAVS from the exons aTGTCAGTCTTATCAATTTCatcatcgtcgtcgtcgtccGCAGCCGTTGGATTCTGTCCTTCCCACAAACACGCCCTTCCCAATGCCTCATTTCTCACCCCACTCCATCTCGTTGGGGTCCACCCAGCAAGTGACCAGAAGAATACCAAGAAGCAGAAGAGGAGGGCCGCCGCCGTTGGAGGAGGAGTCATGGCCACCAAGCGCACAGTCCTCAGGACCCACCATACCCTTTTCTGTGATGAATTGTTTAAGGACAGTGGCTTCCAAG CAAAAACTAGAGATCCTCTGTGTTTCCGGGCACAATATATCTTATCCACTACACCGCGTTCAACATCAACAGCAACAACTACAGTGCTTGATATGGAGAAGCTCAGACTACCTTCCTTAGAATTTAATTCCGATTCTTTGGCTTCAAGTAGACCGTGGACATACACAGGGGCAATTGATCCTCCCACTGAGGTA GCGAATTTTGGATCAACTTTAGCTACAGAAACTCTTCTTACGAGTGAAGAGGCTGTAATAGCAGCTGCTGCCGCTGAAGCTGTTACTCTTGCAAAAGCAGCTCTGAAGGTTGCAAAGGATGTGGCTATGCTG CATATAGAAACTGAACAGGTTAGAGTAGGAGCTTCCATGGGAGCTGAAACTGCATTTTTGGAAGACCATTTCATTCAATATGCAGAAAAAGAGTCGGAAGAAGTGGAGCGAACAAATGAAGAATTTGAACTTCTGCAGGAGCAACTTTCCAAGGGTATAACGGCAAAATCGAGTCGTCAAACCGAAAGGAAGGCCAGAAGATCAAAAGCAGCAGAAAAGGCTGCTGCAAGTGTTGTGTCTGTGAAGTCTGGTTCAACCACTAGAAAAAAGCGTTCTTCAGTACAAGAAATAGACCACTCTGATCCCTTGCGTTACTTGAGATCTACTACCCACACATCTCGGCTTCTTACTGCGAACGAAGAAATTGAGCTTTCTGCAGGAATTCAG GAGGAGCTTACGCAAAGATGTGGCAGGCAGCCCACCATTGCACAATGGGCTGCAGCAGCAGGAGTTGATCAGAAGACTTTGAGGAAGCGTGTAAACTGTGGTATTCTGTGCAAAGACAAAATGATCAAGAGCAACATAAGGCTTGTTATATCAATTGCAAAAAATTATCAGGGATCTGGGATGAATCTTCAAGATCTTGTGCAG CAAGGATGTCGAGGCCTTGTAAGAGGTGCAGAGAAATTTGACGCTTCAAAGGGTTTTAAGTTCTCAACCTATGCACACTGGTGGATTAAACAGGCTGTTCGAAAATCTCTTTCCGACCAGTCCAGAACAATTCGCTTACCC TTTCACATGGTGGAGGCGACGTATAGAGTTAAAGAGGCCAAAAAGCAATTGTATAGTTTAAATGGAAGACATCCTAATGATGAAGAAGTTGCAGAGGCAACAGGGCTATCAATGAAAAGGCTTTCTGCTGTATTACTGACTCCAAAAGCCCCTAGATCTCTGGACCAGAAAATTGGAATTAACCTGAATTTTAAACCTTCG GAAGTAATCTCAGATCCCGACGCAGAAACAGCAGAAGATCTGCTGATGAAAAAGTTTATGAAACAGGATTTGGAGAAGGTACTAGATAGTCTCAATCCTAGAGAGAAGCAGGTTGTCAGATGGAGGTTTGGATTGGAGGATGGAAGGATGAAGACATTGCAAGAGATAGGGGAGCTGATGGGAGTTAGTAGGGAGAGAATTAGACAAATAGAGTCATGTGCGTTTCGAAAACTGAAGAACAAGAAAAGAACTAAACATTTACAGCAATATGCAGTTTCATAG
- the LOC126600346 gene encoding RNA polymerase sigma factor sigB-like isoform X2, giving the protein MSVLSISSSSSSSAAVGFCPSHKHALPNASFLTPLHLVGVHPASDQKNTKKQKRRAAAVGGGVMATKRTVLRTHHTLFCDELFKDSGFQAKTRDPLCFRAQYILSTTPRSTSTATTTVLDMEKLRLPSLEFNSDSLASSRPWTYTGAIDPPTEVANFGSTLATETLLTSEEAVIAAAAAEAVTLAKAALKVAKDVAMLHIETEQVRVGASMGAETAFLEDHFIQYAEKESEEVERTNEEFELLQEQLSKGITAKSSRQTERKARRSKAAEKAAASVVSVKSGSTTRKKRSSVQEIDHSDPLRYLRSTTHTSRLLTANEEIELSAGIQELLKLEKLQEELTQRCGRQPTIAQWAAAAGVDQKTLRKRVNCGILCKDKMIKSNIRLVISIAKNYQGSGMNLQDLVQQGCRGLVRGAEKFDASKGFKFSTYAHWWIKQAVRKSLSDQSRTIRLPFHMVEATYRVKEAKKQLYSLNGRHPNDEEVAEATGLSMKRLSAVLLTPKAPRSLDQKIGINLNFKPSEVISDPDAETAEDLLMKKFMKQDLEKVLDSLNPREKQVVRWRFGLEDGRMKTLQEIGELMGVSRERIRQIESCAFRKLKNKKRTKHLQQYAVS; this is encoded by the exons aTGTCAGTCTTATCAATTTCatcatcgtcgtcgtcgtccGCAGCCGTTGGATTCTGTCCTTCCCACAAACACGCCCTTCCCAATGCCTCATTTCTCACCCCACTCCATCTCGTTGGGGTCCACCCAGCAAGTGACCAGAAGAATACCAAGAAGCAGAAGAGGAGGGCCGCCGCCGTTGGAGGAGGAGTCATGGCCACCAAGCGCACAGTCCTCAGGACCCACCATACCCTTTTCTGTGATGAATTGTTTAAGGACAGTGGCTTCCAAG CAAAAACTAGAGATCCTCTGTGTTTCCGGGCACAATATATCTTATCCACTACACCGCGTTCAACATCAACAGCAACAACTACAGTGCTTGATATGGAGAAGCTCAGACTACCTTCCTTAGAATTTAATTCCGATTCTTTGGCTTCAAGTAGACCGTGGACATACACAGGGGCAATTGATCCTCCCACTGAGGTA GCGAATTTTGGATCAACTTTAGCTACAGAAACTCTTCTTACGAGTGAAGAGGCTGTAATAGCAGCTGCTGCCGCTGAAGCTGTTACTCTTGCAAAAGCAGCTCTGAAGGTTGCAAAGGATGTGGCTATGCTG CATATAGAAACTGAACAGGTTAGAGTAGGAGCTTCCATGGGAGCTGAAACTGCATTTTTGGAAGACCATTTCATTCAATATGCAGAAAAAGAGTCGGAAGAAGTGGAGCGAACAAATGAAGAATTTGAACTTCTGCAGGAGCAACTTTCCAAGGGTATAACGGCAAAATCGAGTCGTCAAACCGAAAGGAAGGCCAGAAGATCAAAAGCAGCAGAAAAGGCTGCTGCAAGTGTTGTGTCTGTGAAGTCTGGTTCAACCACTAGAAAAAAGCGTTCTTCAGTACAAGAAATAGACCACTCTGATCCCTTGCGTTACTTGAGATCTACTACCCACACATCTCGGCTTCTTACTGCGAACGAAGAAATTGAGCTTTCTGCAGGAATTCAG GAACTACTGAAACTGGAAAAGCTGCAGGAGGAGCTTACGCAAAGATGTGGCAGGCAGCCCACCATTGCACAATGGGCTGCAGCAGCAGGAGTTGATCAGAAGACTTTGAGGAAGCGTGTAAACTGTGGTATTCTGTGCAAAGACAAAATGATCAAGAGCAACATAAGGCTTGTTATATCAATTGCAAAAAATTATCAGGGATCTGGGATGAATCTTCAAGATCTTGTGCAG CAAGGATGTCGAGGCCTTGTAAGAGGTGCAGAGAAATTTGACGCTTCAAAGGGTTTTAAGTTCTCAACCTATGCACACTGGTGGATTAAACAGGCTGTTCGAAAATCTCTTTCCGACCAGTCCAGAACAATTCGCTTACCC TTTCACATGGTGGAGGCGACGTATAGAGTTAAAGAGGCCAAAAAGCAATTGTATAGTTTAAATGGAAGACATCCTAATGATGAAGAAGTTGCAGAGGCAACAGGGCTATCAATGAAAAGGCTTTCTGCTGTATTACTGACTCCAAAAGCCCCTAGATCTCTGGACCAGAAAATTGGAATTAACCTGAATTTTAAACCTTCG GAAGTAATCTCAGATCCCGACGCAGAAACAGCAGAAGATCTGCTGATGAAAAAGTTTATGAAACAGGATTTGGAGAAGGTACTAGATAGTCTCAATCCTAGAGAGAAGCAGGTTGTCAGATGGAGGTTTGGATTGGAGGATGGAAGGATGAAGACATTGCAAGAGATAGGGGAGCTGATGGGAGTTAGTAGGGAGAGAATTAGACAAATAGAGTCATGTGCGTTTCGAAAACTGAAGAACAAGAAAAGAACTAAACATTTACAGCAATATGCAGTTTCATAG